Proteins encoded together in one Paracoccus sp. SMMA_5_TC window:
- a CDS encoding LysR family transcriptional regulator: MDFKWLEDFLILAETRSFSRSAELRGVTQSAFSRRIRALEEWLGTDLLSRDSYPVSLTPEGIAFRETAEETVRMILARRAEFRDQARARGGEISFLALHSLTVTFLPGWLMRLKTAAGQMTSRVKPENFDRCIDALAEGGYDFFLTYAHPQVNIPLDPGGYPHLVVGQDSLVAVARPGWPPEWRQDGMPLLQYSRGSFLGTLARMAQAQPGAPRVYVAHTDEASMAEAMKSMAVAGHGVVWLPRLLVAGEIESGRLEIVAPELPMEIRLYRNAARGRGITGRVWRAAGEIGCGHAIPE; encoded by the coding sequence ATGGATTTCAAATGGCTCGAGGATTTCCTGATCCTGGCGGAAACGCGCAGCTTTTCACGCTCGGCCGAACTGCGGGGTGTGACGCAAAGCGCCTTTAGCCGCCGAATCCGCGCGCTCGAGGAATGGCTAGGCACCGATCTTCTGTCGCGCGACAGCTACCCCGTCAGCCTGACCCCCGAAGGTATCGCCTTTCGCGAAACCGCCGAGGAAACCGTCCGCATGATCCTGGCGCGGCGGGCCGAATTTCGCGATCAGGCCCGCGCCCGCGGAGGAGAAATCTCGTTTCTGGCGCTGCACAGCCTGACCGTCACTTTCCTGCCGGGCTGGCTGATGCGTCTGAAAACGGCGGCCGGACAGATGACCAGCCGGGTCAAGCCGGAAAACTTCGACCGCTGCATCGACGCACTGGCCGAGGGTGGTTACGACTTCTTTCTGACCTATGCCCATCCGCAGGTGAACATCCCGCTGGACCCCGGCGGCTATCCGCATCTGGTCGTGGGTCAGGACAGCCTGGTGGCCGTCGCGCGTCCCGGCTGGCCGCCCGAGTGGCGACAGGACGGGATGCCCTTGCTACAATATTCACGCGGTTCCTTCCTGGGAACGCTGGCACGCATGGCCCAGGCCCAACCCGGCGCCCCACGTGTCTATGTCGCACATACCGACGAAGCCAGCATGGCCGAGGCGATGAAAAGCATGGCCGTTGCCGGACATGGTGTCGTCTGGCTGCCGCGCCTGCTGGTTGCCGGCGAAATCGAAAGCGGCCGGCTGGAAATCGTCGCACCCGAATTGCCCATGGAAATTCGTCTGTATCGCAATGCCGCCCGCGGTCGCGGCATCACCGGCCGGGTCTGGCGGGCGGCAGGTGAAATCGGCTGCGGTCATGCAATTCCGGAATAA
- the aspA gene encoding aspartate ammonia-lyase — protein MTQTRIEHDLLGDREVPADAYWGVHTLRAVENFPISGRRIGEIPELVRALAAIKQAAALANADLGLLSAERRDAIVAACEEIRAGKLHDQFIVDQIQGGAGTSTNMNANEVIANRALEIMGHDKGQYQFLHPNEHVNMSQSTNDVYPTALRLASWRGLQRLIAALASLRGAFAAKAVEFSDILKMGRTQLQEAVPMTLGQEFNTYAIMIGEDEARLAEVSHLLCEINLGATAIGTGITAHPEYAERVRARLAEITVIPVVTAADLVEATQDCGCFVQVSGVLKRVAVKLSKTCNDLRLLSSGPRAGLNEINLPARQAGSSIMPGKVNPVIPEVMNQICFEVIGNDMTITMAAEGGQLQLNAFEPVIAYSLFRSVDHLVAGCATLQDNCVTGITANREVLGETVRRSIGVVTALNPYIGYAAATEVATEAHLTGRGVYELVLEKGLLPKDRLDAILRPETLTRPSALLA, from the coding sequence ATGACCCAGACCCGCATCGAACACGATCTGCTTGGCGACCGCGAGGTGCCCGCCGACGCCTATTGGGGGGTTCACACCCTGCGCGCGGTCGAAAACTTCCCGATCTCGGGGCGCAGGATCGGCGAGATCCCCGAACTGGTGCGCGCGCTGGCCGCGATCAAGCAGGCCGCCGCCTTGGCAAATGCCGATCTGGGGCTGCTTTCGGCCGAACGCCGCGATGCCATCGTCGCCGCCTGCGAGGAAATCCGCGCCGGCAAGCTGCACGATCAGTTCATCGTCGATCAGATCCAGGGCGGCGCCGGAACCTCGACCAACATGAACGCCAATGAGGTGATCGCCAACCGCGCGCTGGAAATCATGGGCCACGACAAGGGGCAGTATCAGTTCCTGCACCCCAATGAACATGTGAACATGAGCCAGTCGACCAATGACGTCTATCCGACGGCACTGCGGCTGGCGTCATGGCGCGGCCTGCAAAGACTGATCGCGGCATTGGCCAGCCTGCGCGGCGCCTTTGCCGCCAAGGCGGTGGAATTCTCTGACATCCTGAAAATGGGCCGCACGCAGTTGCAGGAGGCCGTGCCCATGACCCTGGGGCAGGAATTCAACACCTATGCCATCATGATCGGCGAGGATGAGGCGCGTCTGGCCGAGGTGTCGCATCTGCTGTGCGAAATCAACCTGGGCGCCACCGCCATCGGCACCGGCATCACCGCCCATCCCGAATATGCCGAACGGGTGCGCGCGCGCCTGGCCGAAATCACCGTGATCCCGGTGGTCACCGCCGCCGATCTGGTCGAGGCGACGCAGGACTGCGGCTGCTTCGTGCAGGTGTCGGGCGTGCTCAAGCGCGTGGCGGTCAAGCTGTCGAAAACCTGTAACGACCTGCGGCTGTTGTCCTCGGGGCCGCGGGCGGGTCTCAACGAAATCAACCTGCCCGCGCGGCAGGCCGGTTCCTCGATCATGCCGGGCAAGGTCAATCCCGTCATCCCCGAGGTGATGAACCAGATCTGTTTCGAGGTCATCGGCAACGACATGACCATCACCATGGCGGCCGAAGGTGGCCAGTTGCAGCTGAACGCCTTCGAGCCGGTGATCGCCTACAGCCTGTTCCGGTCGGTCGATCATCTGGTCGCCGGTTGTGCGACACTGCAGGACAACTGCGTGACCGGCATCACCGCCAATCGCGAGGTGCTCGGCGAAACCGTGCGACGCTCGATCGGGGTGGTCACGGCGCTGAACCCCTATATCGGTTACGCTGCCGCAACCGAGGTCGCGACCGAGGCGCATCTGACCGGCCGCGGTGTCTATGAGCTGGTGCTGGAAAAGGGGTTGCTGCCCAAGGACAGGCTGGATGCCATCCTGCGTCCCGAAACCCTGACGCGACCCTCCGCCCTGCTGGCCTGA
- a CDS encoding LysR substrate-binding domain-containing protein — protein sequence MSIPPLAALRAFEAVARHLSFTRAAEELGMTQAAVSYQIRVLEERLGSPLFLRNPRGVTLTETGAMFARPTIDAFEMLRETFAAPASDAVSTFSISTVPTLAGAWLSSRLGKFQLNNPNLAVRLETSDALVDFAREDVTVAIRAGNGNWPGLEAHFLMPVEYTPMLSPELARRHELREPADLLKLPLLDRGDPNWALWMRTAGVADWESQHKPGLTMSTDLHEARAALAGYGVALLQPGFFQLELATGGLIQPFPIISRSGRNFYLVYPQGRRNRPAIRKFRAFLLDEVAGDNA from the coding sequence ATGTCCATCCCGCCGCTTGCGGCGCTGCGCGCCTTCGAGGCGGTGGCCCGTCACCTCAGCTTCACCCGCGCGGCCGAGGAGCTGGGCATGACCCAGGCCGCAGTCAGCTATCAGATTCGCGTGCTTGAGGAACGGTTGGGCTCGCCGCTGTTCCTGCGCAATCCGCGCGGGGTGACGCTGACCGAAACCGGCGCGATGTTCGCCCGTCCGACCATCGACGCATTCGAGATGCTGCGCGAAACCTTTGCCGCGCCGGCTTCGGATGCGGTCTCGACCTTTTCCATCTCGACCGTGCCGACGCTGGCGGGGGCGTGGTTGTCGTCGCGGCTGGGCAAGTTTCAGCTGAACAACCCCAACCTGGCCGTTCGGCTGGAAACCAGCGACGCACTGGTCGATTTCGCGCGCGAGGATGTGACGGTTGCCATCCGCGCCGGCAACGGCAACTGGCCGGGGCTCGAGGCGCATTTCCTTATGCCCGTCGAATACACGCCAATGCTGTCGCCGGAACTGGCGCGCCGCCACGAATTGCGCGAGCCCGCCGATCTGCTGAAGCTGCCGCTGCTGGATCGGGGCGATCCCAACTGGGCGCTGTGGATGCGCACCGCCGGGGTGGCGGACTGGGAAAGTCAGCACAAGCCCGGCTTGACCATGAGCACCGACCTGCACGAGGCGCGCGCTGCGCTGGCCGGCTATGGCGTCGCGCTGTTGCAGCCGGGCTTCTTTCAGCTGGAACTGGCGACGGGCGGGCTGATCCAGCCGTTCCCGATCATCTCCCGCAGCGGGCGGAATTTCTATCTGGTCTATCCGCAGGGGCGGCGCAATCGCCCGGCGATTCGCAAGTTTCGCGCCTTTCTGCTGGACGAGGTGGCCGGCGACAACGCCTAG
- a CDS encoding DUF1127 domain-containing protein, with protein MPYDNTPIRRPWGLADRLMMLLGRRAHDNFRCQDRMAALDDPATRHALKDLPDHILRDIGAEVHASTRTDVEGEALRKHLW; from the coding sequence ATGCCATATGACAACACGCCCATTCGGCGGCCATGGGGGCTTGCCGACCGACTGATGATGCTGTTGGGCCGCCGTGCCCATGACAATTTCCGCTGCCAGGACCGTATGGCGGCGCTGGACGATCCCGCGACGCGCCACGCGCTGAAGGATCTGCCCGATCACATCCTGCGCGACATCGGCGCCGAGGTGCATGCCAGCACCCGCACCGACGTCGAGGGCGAGGCGCTGCGCAAGCACCTGTGGTGA
- a CDS encoding pyridoxal phosphate-dependent aminotransferase, with amino-acid sequence MSFLSQTLARVKPSPTIAMTGRARELAAAGRDIISLSAGEPDFDTPLHIREAAKAAIDAGHTRYTAVDGIAELKQAICAKFRRENGLDYSPAEVTVGTGGKQILYNALMATLNPGDEVIIPAPYWVSYPDMVMLAGGTPVIVEGAMQNGYRITPEQLQAAITPRTKWVILNSPSNPTGAGYGHDDMRGLTDVLMRHPQVWVLSDDIYEHLVFDDFRFVTPAQVEPGLRDRTLTMNGVSKAYAMTGWRIGYGAGPEPLIKAMGTLQSQSTSNPCSVSQYAALAALEGPQDYIRDSRAVFQRRRDLVVAGLNDCPGITCPVPQGAFYVYPSIRDLIGKTSAGGRVISDDQAFATALLDETGVAVVFGAAFGLSPHFRISYATADEVLADACHRIRRFCQGLR; translated from the coding sequence ATGAGCTTCTTGTCTCAGACGCTTGCCCGCGTCAAACCCTCGCCCACCATCGCCATGACAGGCCGTGCCCGCGAACTGGCCGCTGCCGGGCGCGACATCATCAGCCTGTCTGCCGGAGAGCCCGATTTCGACACCCCCCTGCACATCCGCGAGGCGGCCAAGGCTGCCATCGACGCCGGCCACACCCGCTATACCGCCGTCGATGGCATCGCTGAACTGAAACAGGCGATCTGCGCCAAGTTCCGGCGCGAAAACGGGCTGGATTACAGCCCGGCCGAGGTCACTGTGGGCACCGGCGGCAAGCAGATCCTGTATAACGCGTTGATGGCCACGCTGAACCCGGGCGACGAGGTCATCATCCCCGCGCCCTATTGGGTCAGTTATCCCGACATGGTGATGTTGGCGGGCGGCACCCCGGTCATCGTCGAGGGCGCGATGCAGAACGGCTACCGCATCACCCCCGAACAGTTGCAGGCCGCGATCACGCCGCGCACCAAATGGGTGATCCTGAATTCGCCCTCGAATCCGACGGGGGCGGGATACGGGCACGATGACATGCGCGGCCTGACCGATGTGCTGATGCGACATCCGCAGGTCTGGGTGCTCAGCGACGATATCTATGAACATCTGGTGTTCGACGACTTTCGCTTCGTGACCCCCGCCCAGGTCGAACCGGGGCTGCGCGACCGCACACTGACCATGAATGGCGTGTCCAAGGCCTATGCGATGACCGGCTGGCGCATCGGGTATGGAGCCGGCCCGGAACCGCTGATCAAGGCCATGGGCACCTTGCAGTCGCAATCCACGTCCAATCCCTGTTCGGTCAGCCAATATGCGGCGCTGGCGGCGCTGGAGGGTCCGCAGGATTACATCCGCGACAGCCGGGCGGTGTTCCAGCGCCGGCGCGATCTGGTGGTGGCGGGGCTGAACGATTGCCCGGGCATCACCTGCCCGGTGCCGCAGGGGGCTTTCTATGTCTATCCCTCGATCCGGGATCTGATCGGCAAGACCTCGGCCGGGGGGCGGGTGATCTCCGATGACCAGGCCTTTGCGACGGCGTTGCTGGATGAAACCGGGGTGGCAGTCGTCTTTGGCGCGGCCTTTGGCCTGTCGCCGCATTTCCGCATTTCCTACGCGACTGCGGATGAGGTGCTGGCGGATGCCTGCCACCGCATCCGCCGCTTTTGTCAGGGGCTGCGCTAG
- a CDS encoding FAD assembly factor SdhE, with translation MDDDIARLKRLRMRSWRRGTKEMDLILGPFADSQLEGLSAEQLDQYEALLAENDQDLYPWISARSRGESSGPAELAPMLDLVARFALARLAGK, from the coding sequence ATGGACGACGACATCGCACGGCTGAAGCGGCTGCGGATGCGCAGCTGGCGGCGCGGCACCAAGGAAATGGACCTGATCCTGGGCCCCTTCGCCGACAGTCAGCTTGAGGGGTTGAGCGCCGAACAGCTCGACCAGTATGAGGCGCTGCTGGCGGAAAACGATCAGGATCTTTACCCCTGGATCAGCGCGCGCAGCCGCGGCGAAAGCTCCGGGCCGGCCGAACTGGCACCGATGCTGGACCTGGTGGCGCGCTTTGCCCTGGCGCGGCTGGCGGGGAAATAG
- a CDS encoding helix-turn-helix domain-containing protein produces the protein MHQRSPAPSMPALRAVSRSSRTEAYLESLQILERLHRLLLDLVKDEFERIGRSDLTPVQALLIYNLGAAEVTAGELRSRGMYQGSNVSYNLKKLVELGYVHHERCEMDRRSVRVRLTERGWQVRDCVANLFARHAEGLELSGVLDDPPIEAVNLQWRRVERFWVEQIRYIY, from the coding sequence ATGCATCAGCGCAGCCCTGCCCCATCGATGCCCGCACTGCGGGCCGTGTCGCGAAGCAGCCGCACGGAAGCCTATCTGGAAAGTCTGCAGATCCTTGAACGGCTGCATCGGCTTCTGCTTGATCTGGTCAAGGATGAATTCGAACGGATCGGCCGTTCGGACCTGACGCCGGTGCAGGCCCTGCTGATCTATAACCTGGGGGCGGCCGAGGTCACAGCGGGCGAGTTGCGCTCTCGTGGCATGTATCAGGGTTCCAACGTCTCCTACAATCTCAAGAAACTGGTGGAACTGGGATATGTCCACCACGAACGCTGTGAAATGGACCGTCGCTCGGTTCGGGTGCGGCTGACCGAACGCGGTTGGCAGGTGCGCGACTGCGTTGCGAACCTGTTTGCACGCCACGCCGAGGGGTTGGAGCTTTCGGGCGTCCTGGATGACCCGCCGATCGAGGCTGTTAACCTGCAATGGCGGCGGGTCGAACGGTTCTGGGTCGAACAGATCCGCTATATCTACTGA
- a CDS encoding VOC family protein, with protein sequence MKIRYLHTMVRVLDLDKSIAFYRLLGLEEIRRVENDQGRFTLVFMAPPGQPETPVELTWNWDGDDGLPSDSRHFGHLAYQVENIYDLCERLMAAGVTINRPPRDGHMAFVRSPDNISIELLQAGERLPPQEPWASMENTGHW encoded by the coding sequence GTGAAAATTCGTTATCTGCACACCATGGTCCGGGTGCTGGATCTGGACAAGAGCATCGCCTTTTACCGCCTGCTGGGCCTTGAAGAGATTCGCCGCGTCGAAAACGACCAGGGGCGGTTCACCCTGGTGTTCATGGCCCCGCCCGGCCAGCCGGAAACCCCGGTCGAACTGACCTGGAACTGGGATGGCGACGACGGCCTGCCGTCAGACAGCCGGCATTTCGGCCATCTCGCCTATCAGGTCGAAAACATCTACGACCTGTGCGAGCGGCTGATGGCAGCGGGTGTTACCATCAACCGACCGCCGCGCGACGGGCACATGGCCTTTGTGCGCAGCCCGGACAACATCTCTATCGAACTCTTGCAGGCGGGCGAGCGTCTGCCGCCGCAAGAGCCCTGGGCCAGCATGGAAAATACAGGCCACTGGTAG
- the thyX gene encoding FAD-dependent thymidylate synthase, with protein sequence MTLTTEQQAQIDELRAQPRPTLRAVSEGMERHLYQPHPVLDHGMVRVIDYMGDDAAITQAARVSYGRGTKSVSNDEALIRYLMRHWHSSPFEMCEIKLHVKLPVFVARQWIRHRTANVNEYSARYSILDREFYIPAPEHLAAQSTVNNQGRGEVLQGEEAARVLDLLRQDAMRSYDHYESLLSQDGQQGLARELARMNLPANIYTQWYWKVDLHNLFHFLRLRADAHAQYEIRAYAVAICDIVRDWVPHAYAAFQDYRLGAVQLSAQAVAVLRRRLAGETVTQENSGMSKGEWREFEAIWS encoded by the coding sequence ATGACCCTGACGACCGAGCAACAGGCCCAGATCGATGAGTTGCGCGCCCAGCCGCGCCCCACCCTGCGTGCTGTCTCCGAGGGGATGGAGCGGCACCTTTACCAGCCGCATCCGGTTCTGGACCATGGCATGGTGCGGGTCATCGACTATATGGGCGATGATGCCGCCATTACCCAGGCCGCCCGGGTCAGCTATGGTCGCGGCACCAAATCGGTCAGCAATGACGAGGCGTTGATCCGCTATCTGATGCGGCATTGGCATTCGAGCCCCTTCGAGATGTGCGAGATCAAGCTGCATGTGAAGCTGCCGGTCTTTGTCGCGCGGCAATGGATCCGTCACCGCACAGCGAACGTGAACGAATATTCGGCACGCTATTCCATTCTCGACCGCGAGTTTTATATCCCCGCGCCCGAGCACCTGGCCGCGCAATCGACCGTCAACAACCAGGGTCGTGGCGAGGTTTTGCAGGGCGAAGAGGCTGCGCGGGTGCTGGACCTGCTGCGCCAGGACGCCATGCGCAGCTATGACCATTACGAGTCGCTGCTCAGTCAGGATGGCCAGCAGGGGCTTGCACGCGAACTGGCGCGGATGAACCTGCCCGCCAATATCTATACACAATGGTATTGGAAAGTGGATCTGCATAACCTGTTCCACTTCCTGCGGCTGCGGGCAGACGCCCATGCGCAATACGAAATCCGTGCCTATGCCGTGGCGATCTGCGACATCGTCCGCGATTGGGTGCCCCATGCCTATGCCGCCTTCCAGGACTATCGGCTGGGCGCGGTGCAACTGTCGGCGCAGGCCGTCGCGGTGCTGCGGCGTCGTCTTGCCGGCGAAACCGTGACGCAGGAAAACAGCGGCATGAGCAAGGGAGAATGGCGCGAGTTCGAGGCAATCTGGTCCTGA